From Staphylococcus delphini, one genomic window encodes:
- a CDS encoding HAD family hydrolase, which translates to MTKAILFDVDGVFLDESRCFDVSALTVYELLNSTEYLGLKSHVDLSQLTDAQITDIRATLFKNDVILNRLKSMGINSNWDMLFVVFSVHFIECLTQLSHEARLNVLNPAQFDETTLRKVGQQLSNSDINFERPLQFIENASEGRSQIYQSLQSYAMTELNVEEATLFDIGSPLWQLSQEIYQEWYLGTTLYEEVEQKVAKTDYKRGYIYHEIALAPIEDIKQLLTDLKAAGYQLAIATGRPRTETLVPFETLDLLSYFDDAFIVSASEVLEVESRYPELKPLGKPNPFSYIAAFNGNQKQDYYDYATNQTNRMDRETVTIVGDSLADLFSAQTVNAQFIGTLTGLKGKAAEAELKAHGAEVIVDNVLDIRDILL; encoded by the coding sequence ATGACGAAAGCGATACTTTTTGACGTAGATGGCGTGTTTTTGGATGAATCACGTTGTTTTGACGTTTCAGCTTTAACAGTGTACGAATTGTTAAATAGTACGGAATATTTGGGGTTAAAGTCACATGTAGATTTGTCACAGTTGACGGATGCGCAAATAACTGATATCCGTGCGACATTATTTAAAAACGATGTGATTTTAAACCGATTAAAATCAATGGGGATTAATTCAAACTGGGATATGTTATTTGTAGTGTTTTCAGTACATTTCATTGAATGTTTAACACAGTTATCGCATGAGGCACGTTTAAATGTTTTGAATCCCGCACAATTTGATGAGACTACTTTGCGGAAAGTCGGTCAACAGCTTTCAAATAGCGATATCAATTTTGAACGACCACTTCAATTTATTGAAAATGCTTCAGAAGGACGTTCACAAATTTATCAATCACTACAAAGTTATGCGATGACAGAACTTAATGTGGAGGAAGCAACACTTTTTGATATAGGTAGTCCATTATGGCAACTATCACAAGAAATTTATCAAGAGTGGTATTTAGGGACAACGCTTTATGAAGAAGTTGAGCAAAAAGTAGCGAAAACCGATTATAAGCGTGGCTACATTTATCATGAAATCGCATTGGCACCGATAGAGGATATCAAACAATTGTTAACAGATTTAAAAGCGGCTGGCTACCAACTGGCTATTGCGACAGGGCGGCCACGAACAGAAACGCTTGTGCCTTTTGAAACATTGGATTTATTGTCCTATTTTGATGATGCATTTATCGTTTCAGCGAGTGAAGTGTTAGAGGTGGAGTCACGATACCCGGAATTAAAACCGCTCGGAAAGCCGAACCCATTTAGTTATATTGCAGCATTCAATGGTAATCAAAAACAAGACTATTACGATTATGCGACAAACCAAACGAATCGAATGGATCGAGAAACAGTCACGATTGTCGGCGATTCACTTGCAGATTTGTTCAGTGCGCAAACAGTTAATGCACAATTTATCGGGACATTGACGGGCTTGAAAGGGAAGGCCGCTGAAGCAGAATTAAAAGCACATGGCGCAGAAGTCATTGTTGATAACGTATTGGATATTAGAGACATATTATTATAA
- the serA gene encoding phosphoglycerate dehydrogenase — MSYKVLVADPISVEGLKSLNDDADFDVVHQTGLSEAELIDAIQDYDALIVRSQTTVTADILKAGQKLKVVARAGVGVDNIDTETATKEGIIVINAPDGNTISATEHSVAMILSMARNIPQAHASLSNGEWDRKTFRGTELYQKTLGVIGTGRIGTGVAKRLQSFGMRVLAYDPYLSEEKAKELEFTRATVDEIAQQADFVTVHAPLTEKTKGIVNANFFNQAKPNLQIINVARGGIIDENALIEALDQNKIAGAALDVFESEPAINSPVTKHPKIIVTPHLGASTLEAQEKVAVSVAQEIIDIIKHENVANAVNAPSGVFNEDEELKPFVDLAKTTGKVGIQLLPKAPRMLKITYAGDIALDDTSLITRTLVKGVLEQDMGDHVNLINALVLLNEQNVTYTIEKTKKKKGFSNYIELELINKGDVVKIGATVLNGFGPRIVRINDYPVDFKPEHYQLVIHHFDRPGIVGKTGQILGEHGVNIASMHLGRSQIGGDAMMILSIDHPINQTVREALLEIDGFQSVLQVTLDAS, encoded by the coding sequence ATGAGTTATAAAGTTTTAGTCGCGGACCCTATTTCAGTAGAAGGATTGAAAAGTTTAAATGACGATGCCGATTTTGACGTCGTTCACCAAACAGGTTTATCTGAAGCAGAGTTGATCGATGCTATTCAAGACTATGATGCTTTAATTGTTCGAAGCCAAACGACTGTGACTGCCGATATATTGAAAGCAGGTCAAAAATTAAAAGTTGTCGCACGTGCGGGTGTGGGTGTCGATAACATTGATACTGAAACAGCAACTAAAGAAGGCATTATCGTCATCAATGCACCTGATGGGAATACAATTTCTGCCACTGAACATTCTGTCGCTATGATTTTAAGTATGGCACGAAATATCCCACAAGCCCATGCTTCACTTAGTAACGGCGAATGGGATCGTAAAACATTTCGTGGGACTGAATTGTATCAAAAAACGCTCGGTGTCATTGGTACCGGTCGTATCGGTACAGGTGTGGCGAAACGTTTACAAAGCTTTGGGATGCGCGTTTTAGCCTATGATCCTTATTTAAGTGAAGAAAAAGCGAAAGAGTTAGAATTTACGAGAGCGACAGTGGATGAAATTGCGCAACAAGCAGACTTTGTGACCGTGCATGCACCGCTTACAGAAAAGACAAAGGGTATCGTAAACGCCAACTTTTTCAATCAAGCCAAGCCGAACTTGCAAATCATTAACGTGGCACGTGGTGGCATTATTGATGAAAATGCATTAATTGAAGCGTTAGATCAAAATAAAATTGCCGGTGCTGCGTTGGATGTCTTTGAAAGTGAACCTGCAATTAATTCACCGGTAACGAAACATCCAAAAATCATTGTCACACCTCATTTAGGTGCGTCTACACTTGAGGCACAAGAGAAAGTGGCGGTGTCAGTTGCGCAAGAAATTATCGACATTATTAAACATGAAAATGTTGCTAATGCGGTCAATGCGCCAAGTGGTGTATTTAATGAAGATGAAGAACTTAAACCGTTTGTCGATTTGGCTAAAACGACAGGTAAAGTCGGCATTCAACTCCTTCCAAAAGCCCCTCGTATGCTTAAGATTACATATGCAGGCGACATTGCGTTAGATGATACGAGTCTCATCACGCGGACACTCGTTAAAGGTGTACTCGAACAAGATATGGGCGATCACGTGAATTTAATTAATGCGCTCGTGTTATTAAATGAACAAAATGTGACGTATACGATTGAAAAAACGAAAAAGAAAAAAGGATTCAGTAACTATATCGAGCTAGAACTTATCAATAAAGGAGATGTGGTGAAGATCGGTGCAACGGTATTAAACGGTTTTGGTCCTCGCATTGTACGGATTAATGACTATCCTGTTGACTTCAAACCGGAACATTATCAGCTCGTCATTCATCATTTTGACCGCCCTGGCATTGTCGGTAAAACAGGACAAATTTTAGGTGAGCATGGTGTCAACATTGCTTCTATGCATTTAGGTCGTTCTCAAATTGGTGGCGATGCGATGATGATCTTATCTATCGATCATCCGATTAATCAAACTGTGCGTGAAGCATTATTAGAAATCGACGGCTTCCAAAGCGTTTTACAAGTCACATTAGATGCATCATAA
- a CDS encoding pyridoxal-phosphate-dependent aminotransferase family protein, whose product MYTHHSLLLTPGPTPIPQRIQAAMNLPMVGHRSPDFEHIAETAFRSLKPIFGSQHDVIILTSSGTSALEASMLNIVNPDDHILVIVSGAFGNRFKQIAETYYEHVHVLQVEWGQALDVNKVITTIQNLNVPITAVFTQYCETSTAVLHPVAELGHALKAHDDNIYFVVDGVSCIGAVDVDLERDQIDVLVAGSQKALMLPPGVAFVAYNDRALTRFKSVTTPRFYLDLAKHHASLEAHSTPFTPNVSTFRGVVEYGHMVEEEGFEHVIQRHYVMRDAVRAALRQLELDLLVADDDASPTVTAFIPKDEAELKQIKNELKSQFNITIAGGQGKLKGHILRVGHMGFISPFDLLPFVAALEVILTQYRKHSYIGTATKAFLEVIHHEL is encoded by the coding sequence ATGTATACCCATCATTCATTACTTTTAACACCTGGCCCTACCCCTATCCCCCAACGTATCCAAGCCGCAATGAATTTACCCATGGTGGGGCATCGTTCACCTGATTTTGAACACATTGCTGAAACTGCATTTCGTTCATTAAAACCTATTTTCGGTAGTCAACATGATGTCATCATTTTAACGTCGAGTGGTACGAGTGCATTAGAAGCGAGTATGTTGAATATCGTCAATCCTGATGATCATATTCTCGTCATAGTGTCGGGTGCATTCGGAAATCGTTTCAAACAAATTGCAGAAACGTATTACGAACACGTTCATGTCCTTCAAGTTGAATGGGGTCAAGCGCTCGATGTCAATAAAGTGATTACAACGATTCAAAATCTTAATGTACCCATTACTGCAGTATTCACACAGTATTGTGAAACGTCGACTGCTGTCCTTCACCCTGTAGCTGAACTTGGACATGCGTTGAAAGCACACGATGACAATATTTATTTCGTCGTGGATGGTGTGAGTTGTATCGGTGCAGTTGATGTTGACCTTGAACGCGATCAAATCGATGTACTCGTTGCTGGTAGTCAAAAAGCGTTGATGTTGCCTCCCGGTGTCGCATTCGTAGCATATAATGATCGTGCATTGACACGTTTCAAATCCGTAACGACACCACGTTTTTATTTAGACTTAGCAAAACATCACGCTTCATTAGAGGCACATTCGACACCATTCACGCCTAACGTATCGACTTTTAGAGGCGTCGTTGAATATGGCCACATGGTTGAAGAAGAAGGCTTTGAACACGTTATTCAGCGCCACTATGTGATGAGAGATGCTGTGCGTGCAGCATTACGACAATTAGAATTAGATTTACTCGTTGCTGATGATGATGCATCCCCTACTGTCACAGCCTTTATACCGAAAGATGAAGCAGAATTAAAACAGATTAAAAATGAATTAAAGTCACAATTCAATATTACGATCGCAGGGGGACAAGGTAAATTAAAAGGCCACATTTTACGCGTTGGTCATATGGGCTTTATTTCGCCTTTTGATTTATTACCGTTTGTCGCAGCACTCGAAGTTATTTTAACTCAGTATCGCAAACATTCGTATATCGGTACTGCAACAAAAGCATTTTTGGAGGTTATTCATCATGAGTTATAA
- a CDS encoding SACOL1771 family peroxiredoxin has product MIEHQFPVRVTWQGGRNDVGQVQGDVIEHPVSIPASLGGVGTGTNPDELLVSAAASCMTISLAATLERAHLTATKIEMNSYGEAQFDGQRFKMNRIVHEPKIYVQDDTQQAQLEKRLSKLLTIADKNCMISNSIRGNVDIEVHPTVIVATAH; this is encoded by the coding sequence TTGATTGAACATCAATTTCCAGTACGAGTCACATGGCAAGGGGGGCGCAATGACGTCGGCCAAGTGCAAGGTGACGTTATAGAACATCCTGTCTCAATTCCCGCTTCACTCGGAGGCGTCGGAACAGGTACCAATCCTGATGAACTTCTCGTGAGCGCTGCCGCAAGTTGTATGACAATTTCTTTAGCCGCTACGTTAGAACGTGCACATCTCACCGCTACTAAAATTGAGATGAATAGTTATGGCGAAGCACAATTTGATGGACAACGTTTTAAAATGAACCGTATCGTGCATGAACCTAAAATTTATGTACAAGATGATACACAACAAGCACAACTAGAAAAGCGTTTATCGAAACTGCTTACGATTGCGGATAAAAATTGTATGATTTCCAATAGTATCAGAGGTAACGTCGACATTGAAGTGCACCCTACTGTCATTGTAGCCACTGCACATTAA
- a CDS encoding glycerophosphodiester phosphodiesterase produces the protein MTQLTKPMKDFQIIAHRGLSNIYPENTRSAYQAALGKHIDMLEIDLHMTKDQVLVAIHDDTIDRTSNHSGAIKNLTLDELRTFDFGSWKEGCQPEAIMTFNEVLTLAKNYSKTLLIEIKKPKQYPGIEEAIVATIKQHHFPFNRVILQSFDQQSVQKLHQLAPHIRLGVLLSLRQYRFKQPSFEEIATYADYANPNFKLINKKWMKRAHEHGLKVMPYTVNRVEDAKRLISLGIDGLISDAPHILFKL, from the coding sequence ATGACCCAATTGACCAAACCAATGAAAGACTTTCAAATCATCGCGCATCGTGGTCTTTCAAACATATATCCTGAAAATACGCGTTCAGCCTATCAAGCAGCGTTAGGGAAGCATATTGACATGTTAGAAATAGATTTACATATGACCAAAGATCAAGTCCTCGTGGCCATTCATGATGATACCATTGACCGCACTTCTAATCATTCAGGTGCAATTAAAAATTTAACGTTAGATGAATTGCGGACGTTTGATTTTGGAAGTTGGAAAGAAGGCTGTCAACCTGAAGCAATCATGACATTTAATGAGGTGCTGACGTTAGCAAAAAACTATTCTAAAACATTGCTCATCGAAATTAAAAAGCCAAAGCAATATCCAGGTATTGAAGAAGCGATTGTAGCGACAATCAAACAACATCACTTTCCGTTTAATCGGGTTATTTTACAGTCATTTGATCAACAAAGTGTTCAAAAATTACATCAATTGGCCCCGCACATTCGATTAGGTGTGTTACTCAGTTTACGTCAATATCGTTTTAAACAACCGTCATTTGAGGAGATTGCGACATATGCTGATTATGCAAATCCTAACTTCAAATTGATTAATAAAAAATGGATGAAGCGAGCGCATGAGCATGGGTTAAAAGTGATGCCTTACACCGTGAATCGTGTGGAAGATGCGAAACGACTCATTTCATTGGGGATAGACGGACTGATTTCCGATGCCCCACATATATTATTTAAGTTGTAA
- a CDS encoding ornithine cyclodeaminase family protein: MKVFNEATVKNTYHMSDAIQDIEQLFTDMDGIRLDQRIVIPTGDGAKSMLYMPCVHTGRQLGIVKITSITPDNPQHGRPTTQGNIIVTDLETGEHVASLDGSYLTRLRTGALSGIATKYLSRKNTTTLGMIGTGGMAFEQLLANIEVRDIDRVILYNRTIAKAEDFKSRVVEAFPKLTVEVVDDVKQLVEQADIINCQTQSAEPVFDADTIQPGTHINGIGSYRPDMKEIDNRILPKADKVFFDDIEGVKEEAGEIIEANEKGIFKFEDVDGDLKALSLNGTLQRTNDESITVFKCVGAAHFDLAVALGAYERLIQQ; encoded by the coding sequence ATGAAAGTTTTTAATGAAGCAACAGTGAAAAATACGTATCATATGTCTGATGCGATTCAAGACATTGAACAATTATTTACAGATATGGATGGGATTCGTCTTGATCAAAGGATTGTAATTCCAACGGGTGATGGCGCAAAATCAATGCTTTACATGCCTTGTGTCCATACCGGGCGTCAACTAGGTATTGTTAAAATCACTTCGATTACACCTGATAACCCGCAACATGGTCGACCAACGACACAAGGTAACATCATTGTGACTGACCTTGAAACGGGTGAACATGTCGCAAGCTTGGATGGAAGTTATTTAACACGTTTACGTACAGGCGCGCTCAGTGGCATTGCGACGAAATATTTAAGCCGTAAAAACACTACGACACTTGGTATGATCGGTACAGGGGGTATGGCATTCGAGCAACTACTTGCGAATATTGAAGTTCGAGACATTGATCGCGTTATTCTGTATAACCGTACAATTGCTAAAGCAGAAGATTTTAAATCGCGAGTGGTAGAGGCATTTCCAAAATTAACCGTTGAAGTGGTTGATGATGTGAAACAACTTGTCGAACAAGCTGACATTATTAACTGTCAAACACAATCTGCTGAACCTGTTTTTGATGCGGATACGATTCAACCGGGAACGCACATTAATGGTATCGGTTCGTATCGTCCTGATATGAAAGAAATTGATAATCGTATCTTACCGAAAGCAGATAAAGTCTTTTTCGATGATATTGAAGGCGTCAAAGAAGAAGCTGGAGAAATCATTGAAGCGAATGAAAAAGGTATTTTTAAATTTGAAGATGTCGACGGGGATTTAAAAGCATTGTCACTCAATGGCACACTTCAACGCACAAATGACGAGAGTATTACAGTGTTCAAATGTGTCGGGGCAGCGCATTTCGATCTTGCTGTCGCTTTAGGCGCATATGAACGTTTAATTCAACAATAA